Genomic DNA from Pseudomonas fitomaticsae:
TCTGCTCTGGAGTGAGCGGCATAATCTGACCCTTTCGTCTGGATTCTGTAAAATGGCGGCCATTTTACCCGAGGGCTCGTGGATCCGCCCAATTAATCACGACCCTAATCAACGAGGTGCCCAATGGCGCGTTCCAAGACAAGCCTTGGTTGGCTGAAAAGACATGTCAATGACCCCTATGTGAAGCAGGCGCAGAAGGACGGCTATCGTTCGCGCGCAAGTTACAAGCTTCTGGAGGTCCAGGAAAAATACAAACTGATCCGTCCGGGCATGAGCGTCGTCGACCTCGGCGCGGCGCCCGGCGGCTGGTCGCAAGTCACCAGTCGGCTGATCGGTGGTCAGGGGCGCCTGATCGCTTCGGACATCCTGGAAATGGACAGTATTCCGGACGTGACCTTTATTCAGGGTGACTTCACCCAGGACGAAGTGCTTGCCCGGATCCTTGAGGCCGTAGGTAATTCGCAGGTGGACCTTGTGATTTCCGATATGGCCCCCAATATGAGTGGTACGCCTGAAGTGGACATGCCCAAAGCCATGTTTCTTTGCGAGCTGGCGCTTGATCTGGCGGAGCGGATACTCAAGCCGGGCGGTAATTTCCTGATCAAGATATTTCAGGGCGAAGGGTTCGATACTTACCTGAAGGATGCTCGCAAGAAGTTCGACAAGATCCAGATGATCAAGCCGGACTCTTCTCGTGGCAGTTCTCGCGAGCAATACATGCTGGCTTGGGGCTACCGCGGTCGTAGCGAGTAAAACGAGGTTTTTTGGCGGGGTGATAGGTTTTTCGTATTTCGCCCCGCGCGCATAAGCGAATATTGTGTAGAAAGTGTTTCACAAAGGGTTACAGACGGCGCCTGCCAGAGCTGTAGGTAATGTAGTAAGTTAGGCCGGTGAATATCATGCGAAGCGCGCGCCAGTAGCGGAGCTTGCTTCAGAGGGTAGTTAATTGAACGATATGGCAAAGAATCTGATCCTGTGGTTGATCATCGCGGCTGTCCTGGTGACGGTGATGAACAACTTCTCCAGCCCTAACGAGCCGCAGACCCTCAACTATTCCGACTTCATCCAGCAGGTCAAGGATGGCAAGGTCGAGCGCGTGGCCGTCGACGGCTACGTGATTACCGGCAAGCGCAACGATGGCGACAGCTTCAAGACCATTCGTCCGGCAATCCAGGACAATGGCCTGATCGGCGACCTGGTCGACAACCACGTTGTAGTCGAAGGCAAACAGCCTGAGCAGCAAAGCATCTGGACCCAGCTTCTGGTAGCCAGCTTCCCGATCCTGGTGATCATCGCGGTGTTCATGTTCTTCATGCGCCAGATGCAGGGCGGTGCAGGCGGCAAGGGCGGGCCGATGAGCTTTGGCAAGAGCAAGGCGCGTCTGCTGTCCGAAGATCAGGTGAAAACCACTCTGGCTGACGTTGCCGGTTGCGACGAAGCGAAGGAGGAGGTGGGCGAGCTGGTCGAGTTCCTGCGTGATCCGGGCAAGTTCCAGCGTCTGGGCGGTCGCATTCCTCGCGGTGTGCTGATGGTTGGTCCTCCGGGTACCGGTAAAACCTTGCTGGCCAAGGCGATTGCTGGCGAAGCCAAGGTGCCGTTCTTCACCATTTCCGGTTCCGACTTCGTTGAAATGTTCGTCGGTGTCGGTGCCAGCCGCGTTCGTGACATGTTCGAACAGGCCAAGAAACACGCTCCGTGCATCATCTTCATCGACGAGATCGACGCCGTTGGTCGCCATCGTGGCGCCGGCATGGGTGGCGGTCACGACGAGCGCGAACAGACTCTCAACCAGTTGCTGGTGGAGATGGACGGTTTTGAAATGAATGACGGCATCATCGTCATCGCCGCGACCAACCGCCCTGACGTGCTGGACCCTGCTCTGCTGCGTCCTGGTCGTTTCGACCGTCAGGTGGTGGTTGGTCTGCCGGACATCCGTGGTCGCGAGCAGATCCTCAAGGTTCACATGCGTAAAGTGCCAATGGGTGATGACGTTGCCCCGGCCGTTATTGCGCGTGGTACTCCGGGCTTCTCCGGTGCTGACCTGGCCAACCTGGTCAACGAGGCTTCGCTCTTCGCTGCCCGTGCCGGCAAACGCATCGTCGAGATGAAGGAATTCGAACTGGCCAAAGACAAGATCATGATGGGTGCCGAGCGCAAATCCATGGTCATGTCCGAGAAGGAAAAGCAGAACACCGCTTATCACGAAGCAGGCCATGCCATTGTTGGTCGCGTCGTGCCCGAGCACGATCCGGTCTACAAGGTGTCGATCATCCCGCGCGGTCGTGCGCTGGGTGTGACCATGTTCCTGCCGGAAGAAGATCGTTACAGCCTGTCCAAGCGTGCGCTGATCAGTCAGATCTGCTCGCTGTACGGCGGTCGTATTGCTGAAGAGATGACTTTGGGCTTCGACGGTGTGACGACTGGTGCTTCCAACGACATCATGCGCGCGAGTCAGATTGCGCGGAACATGGTGACCAAGTGGGGTCTGTCGGAAAAGCTTGGTCCGTTGATGTATGCCGAAGAAGAGGGTGAAGTATTCCTCGGTCGTGGTGGTGGCGGTCAGAATGCCAGCTTCTCCGGTGAGACAGCCAAGCTGATCGACTCCGAAGTGCGCAGCATCATCGACCAGTGCTACGGCACGGCCAAACAGATCCTCACGGACAACCGCGACAAGCTCGATGCCATGGCGGATGCCCTGATGAAGTACGAGACGATCGATGCCGAACAGATCGACGACATCATGGCCGGTCGTACACCTCGCGAGCCTCGCGATTGGTCGGGCGGTACCGGTACTGGTACGCCTCCTGTCATTCAGGGCGAGCGTCCGGAAACACCGATTGGCGGTCCGGCTGCCGACGTTTAAGGTTTGAAATGACTTCTGTACAGTCCCTGACCCGGTTGCCTTGCGGCAACCGGGTTCTTGATTTGGCCCGGACGCACGTCATGGGCATTCTCAATGTCACTCCCGATTCTTTTTCCGACGGTGGCCGATACAGCCAGCTCGATGCGGCCTTGCGTCATGCCGAAGCCATGGTTGCGGCGGGTGCGACACTGATCGATGTGGGCGGAGAGTCGACCCGTCCGGGCGCGCGGGCGGTTTCTCCATTGGAGGAGCTAGAGCGTGTCGCTCCCGTCGTCGAGCTGATCAATCGCGAACTGGATGTGGTCATATCGGTCGATACATCCACTCCGGCGGTCATGCGCGAAACCGCGCGGCTGGGCGCCGGCTTGATCAACGACGTTCGTTCGCTGCGGCGGGATGGCGCGTTGGATGCTGCTGCTGCCACGGGGCTGCCTGTATGCCTTATGCATATGCTCGGCGAGCCTGGCGACATGCAGGATGATCCGCGTTACCAGGATGTCACCCGGGAAGTGGGTGAGTTTCTTGCCGAGCGCATGGTTCAGTGTGAAGTGGCAGGCATTCCTGCCGAGCGGATCATTCTCGATCCGGGCTTCGGCTTCGCCAAAACCCTGCAGCACAATCTAAGCTTGTTCAAGCATATGGAAGCCCTGCATGCGCTGGGGCGGCCTCTGTTGGTGGGTGTTTCACGCAAAAGCATGATCGGTCATGCATTGAATCGCCCTGTGGGTGAGCGTCTTTACGGTGGTCTGGCTCTGGCCGCACTGGCATCTGTGAAAGGTGCGCGTATATTGCGCGTCCATGATGTGGCGGAAACGGTGGACGTGGTGCGAATGCTCGCGGCCGTGGAATCAGCCGAATAAGAATGATGGAGCACTTATGAGCAAGAAATACTTTGGTACTGACGGCATTCGTGGTCGTGTCGGGGAATACCCGATCACTCCGGACTTCATGCTCAAACTCGGCTGGGCTGCCGGCATGGCCTTTCGCAAGATGGGCGCCTGCAAGGTGCTGGTCGGCAAGGACACGCGGATTTCCGGCTATATGTTCGAGTCGGCGCTTGAGGCCGGCCTGACATCTGCAGGTGCCGATGTAATGCTGCTTGGCCCAATGCCGACTCCGGCCATCGCCTACCTGTCGCGCACATTCCAGGCTGAGGCCGGGATCGTGATCAGCGCATCGCACAATCCCCATGACGATAACGGCATCAAGTTTTTCTCCGGCAA
This window encodes:
- the rlmE gene encoding 23S rRNA (uridine(2552)-2'-O)-methyltransferase RlmE — encoded protein: MARSKTSLGWLKRHVNDPYVKQAQKDGYRSRASYKLLEVQEKYKLIRPGMSVVDLGAAPGGWSQVTSRLIGGQGRLIASDILEMDSIPDVTFIQGDFTQDEVLARILEAVGNSQVDLVISDMAPNMSGTPEVDMPKAMFLCELALDLAERILKPGGNFLIKIFQGEGFDTYLKDARKKFDKIQMIKPDSSRGSSREQYMLAWGYRGRSE
- the ftsH gene encoding ATP-dependent zinc metalloprotease FtsH, which produces MAKNLILWLIIAAVLVTVMNNFSSPNEPQTLNYSDFIQQVKDGKVERVAVDGYVITGKRNDGDSFKTIRPAIQDNGLIGDLVDNHVVVEGKQPEQQSIWTQLLVASFPILVIIAVFMFFMRQMQGGAGGKGGPMSFGKSKARLLSEDQVKTTLADVAGCDEAKEEVGELVEFLRDPGKFQRLGGRIPRGVLMVGPPGTGKTLLAKAIAGEAKVPFFTISGSDFVEMFVGVGASRVRDMFEQAKKHAPCIIFIDEIDAVGRHRGAGMGGGHDEREQTLNQLLVEMDGFEMNDGIIVIAATNRPDVLDPALLRPGRFDRQVVVGLPDIRGREQILKVHMRKVPMGDDVAPAVIARGTPGFSGADLANLVNEASLFAARAGKRIVEMKEFELAKDKIMMGAERKSMVMSEKEKQNTAYHEAGHAIVGRVVPEHDPVYKVSIIPRGRALGVTMFLPEEDRYSLSKRALISQICSLYGGRIAEEMTLGFDGVTTGASNDIMRASQIARNMVTKWGLSEKLGPLMYAEEEGEVFLGRGGGGQNASFSGETAKLIDSEVRSIIDQCYGTAKQILTDNRDKLDAMADALMKYETIDAEQIDDIMAGRTPREPRDWSGGTGTGTPPVIQGERPETPIGGPAADV
- the folP gene encoding dihydropteroate synthase → MTSVQSLTRLPCGNRVLDLARTHVMGILNVTPDSFSDGGRYSQLDAALRHAEAMVAAGATLIDVGGESTRPGARAVSPLEELERVAPVVELINRELDVVISVDTSTPAVMRETARLGAGLINDVRSLRRDGALDAAAATGLPVCLMHMLGEPGDMQDDPRYQDVTREVGEFLAERMVQCEVAGIPAERIILDPGFGFAKTLQHNLSLFKHMEALHALGRPLLVGVSRKSMIGHALNRPVGERLYGGLALAALASVKGARILRVHDVAETVDVVRMLAAVESAE